A window of the Lysinibacillus irui genome harbors these coding sequences:
- a CDS encoding MBL fold metallo-hydrolase, producing MSNYYSSHFNLEKVSEGIYAAIAKDGGGAFGNAGFIDLGDKTIIFDTFNTQQAAEDLRNLAESITSKPVSWVINSHLHSDHTRGNQVFKDCHILSSQTTLQQMKENHPAKIAEQKADLKGLKKYIASLEQNAHPTDTQKLNEISFLKEMEISIPRLELVLPQYTFTHEFTIFGTKRTARIMTLGVGHSPCDSFLYIPEDEIIFMADLLFVGMHPSFFPYSNPTQWENILEKVNNLAIQKAIPGHGSIGTKKDIIKLKNYINEMKLLSKKVSNMEDVSIPPAYQDWTTINIDVMELFIKNLNILKEL from the coding sequence ATGAGTAATTACTATTCCAGTCATTTTAATCTTGAAAAAGTAAGTGAAGGCATTTATGCTGCTATTGCGAAAGATGGTGGTGGCGCGTTTGGCAATGCTGGTTTCATTGATTTAGGCGATAAAACGATTATTTTTGATACATTTAACACTCAGCAAGCCGCTGAAGATCTAAGGAATCTAGCTGAAAGTATTACGAGCAAACCCGTCTCTTGGGTAATTAATAGTCATTTACATAGCGATCATACGAGAGGAAACCAAGTATTTAAAGATTGTCATATATTATCTAGTCAAACAACACTTCAACAAATGAAGGAAAACCATCCAGCAAAAATAGCCGAACAGAAAGCCGATTTGAAAGGGTTAAAAAAGTACATTGCCTCACTTGAACAAAATGCTCATCCAACTGATACACAGAAATTGAATGAAATAAGTTTTTTAAAGGAGATGGAAATCTCAATCCCTCGCCTGGAATTAGTTTTGCCGCAATATACTTTTACGCACGAGTTTACTATTTTTGGAACCAAACGTACTGCAAGAATAATGACACTGGGAGTTGGTCATTCTCCCTGTGATTCGTTTCTTTATATTCCTGAAGATGAAATCATTTTTATGGCTGATCTTCTATTTGTCGGTATGCATCCATCATTCTTCCCATATTCCAATCCAACACAATGGGAAAATATTTTAGAAAAAGTAAATAACTTAGCCATTCAAAAGGCCATCCCTGGTCACGGATCCATAGGGACTAAAAAAGATATCATCAAGCTAAAAAACTATATTAATGAAATGAAATTGTTATCGAAAAAGGTAAGTAACATGGAAGACGTTTCAATTCCCCCCGCATATCAAGATTGGACAACGATCAATATTGATGTGATGGAGTTGTTTATTAAAAATTTAAACATACTAAAAGAATTGTAA
- a CDS encoding ABC transporter ATP-binding protein, producing MEPILYTENLTIRFGGHTAVDRVNFQMPEKHLKSIIGPNGAGKTTFFNLISGELKPTTGDVYFKGQSLANKSAIERTRMGLGRSFQITNVFPNLSVLENVRLAVQSKEKIRYQLFRHYKSYKAITAKAEELLSLVLLDNKRNALTTMLSHGEKRKLEIAMLLALDTEILLLDEPTAGMSLEEVPTILEVIRTIKQQGDKTILLIEHKMDMILDVSDSIMVLFNGQLLADGSPEEIMNNDTVQHAYLGGLYNDHLTDIK from the coding sequence ATGGAGCCGATACTTTACACCGAAAATTTAACGATTCGTTTTGGCGGACACACCGCTGTAGACCGCGTCAATTTTCAAATGCCAGAAAAGCATTTGAAATCGATCATTGGGCCGAATGGAGCTGGTAAAACCACCTTTTTTAATTTGATAAGCGGAGAGCTAAAGCCAACAACAGGCGATGTTTATTTTAAAGGACAATCGCTGGCCAATAAGTCAGCCATTGAAAGAACTCGTATGGGGTTGGGTCGTTCCTTTCAAATTACGAATGTATTTCCAAACTTATCGGTCCTCGAAAATGTACGTTTAGCCGTCCAATCCAAGGAGAAAATTCGTTATCAGCTATTCCGACATTACAAAAGCTATAAGGCGATTACTGCTAAAGCAGAGGAATTATTGTCTCTCGTTTTACTCGACAATAAACGTAATGCCCTCACAACGATGTTATCGCACGGGGAAAAAAGAAAGCTTGAAATTGCCATGCTATTGGCGTTAGATACGGAAATTTTACTGCTAGATGAACCTACAGCAGGTATGTCATTAGAGGAAGTACCTACGATTTTAGAAGTCATTCGGACAATAAAACAACAAGGGGATAAAACGATTCTGCTCATTGAACACAAAATGGATATGATTTTAGATGTATCCGATTCCATTATGGTGTTGTTTAATGGCCAGCTACTAGCAGACGGTTCACCAGAGGAAATCATGAATAATGATACCGTGCAACATGCATATTTAGGAGGGCTGTACAATGACCACCTTACTGACATTAAATGA
- a CDS encoding ABC transporter ATP-binding protein yields the protein MTTLLTLNEVHTHIGQYHILQGVNFEAKEGQVTVLLGRNGAGKTTTLKTIMGLTPATKGDIAFRSHSIKKSPTYKVAKLGIGYVPENQGIFADLTVEENMKVAMRKEDPATLERQQYVLELFPDLKKFWKKAGGHLSGGQKQMLSMARAFINDSQLILIDEPSKGLAPIVVEKVMEAIVEMKKKTSIVLVEQNFIMASRIGDTYTLIDDGRTVHSGHMKDLIHNEELKRKYLGIG from the coding sequence ATGACCACCTTACTGACATTAAATGAGGTTCATACACATATCGGTCAATATCATATTTTGCAGGGCGTTAATTTTGAAGCGAAGGAGGGGCAGGTTACCGTACTGCTGGGACGCAATGGGGCAGGTAAAACGACCACGCTGAAAACGATAATGGGGTTAACGCCGGCGACAAAGGGAGACATTGCTTTTCGCTCTCATTCAATTAAAAAAAGCCCAACCTATAAAGTAGCCAAATTAGGGATTGGCTATGTGCCAGAAAATCAAGGGATCTTTGCGGATTTAACAGTTGAGGAAAATATGAAAGTAGCAATGCGTAAGGAGGATCCTGCGACATTAGAGCGGCAGCAGTATGTGCTTGAGCTATTTCCGGACTTAAAGAAGTTTTGGAAAAAGGCAGGAGGGCATTTGTCTGGTGGTCAAAAGCAAATGCTGTCCATGGCAAGAGCCTTTATCAATGATAGTCAATTAATTTTGATTGATGAGCCGTCTAAGGGACTTGCGCCCATTGTAGTGGAGAAGGTAATGGAAGCCATTGTGGAAATGAAAAAGAAAACGTCCATTGTCCTCGTGGAGCAAAACTTTATCATGGCTAGTCGGATTGGTGATACCTACACCTTAATAGATGATGGCAGGACCGTGCATTCGGGCCATATGAAGGATCTCATTCATAATGAAGAACTAAAGCGGAAATATCTTGGAATTGGATGA
- a CDS encoding substrate-binding domain-containing protein, translating to MKRHWHWFLFVIVAVLLVACNGEEAKDEGAGADTSDGETKAVTAEGGTIKIGVLASLTGALESYGKQTQRGFDLGIEYATGGTMEVNGKKIEVVYEDTETKPEVAVQKATKLLEDDQVDFLVGSSSSGDTLAVLPLAEEYEKIMVVEPAVADSITGSEFNEYIFRTGRNSSQDAYAAAAAIAGEGVKIATFAPDYSFGWDGVNAFKTAAEKLGAEIVLEEYADPAATDFTSNLQKVIDAKPDYLFVVWAGANSPWNQIADLKIQEKGIKISTGAPDIIALQFMNPLIGMEGFSVYYHTLPQNDVNKWLVDEHQKRFNEVPDLFTPGGMSAAIAIVEALKQSDGDADANKLIDIMEGMSFETPKGTMTFREEDHQALQSMYSIRLEQQDGVDYPVPVLIRELSPEETAPPVMN from the coding sequence ATGAAGAGGCATTGGCATTGGTTTCTTTTTGTGATAGTAGCTGTATTGTTGGTGGCATGTAATGGGGAAGAGGCAAAGGATGAAGGAGCGGGTGCGGATACTTCTGATGGTGAGACGAAGGCGGTGACGGCAGAAGGGGGCACGATCAAGATTGGGGTGCTTGCTTCGTTAACTGGGGCGCTTGAGTCTTATGGGAAGCAAACACAGCGGGGATTTGATTTAGGGATTGAATATGCAACCGGCGGTACGATGGAGGTCAATGGGAAGAAAATAGAGGTTGTTTATGAAGATACCGAAACGAAGCCTGAGGTGGCTGTGCAGAAGGCTACAAAGCTATTAGAAGATGATCAGGTTGATTTTTTAGTAGGTTCTTCCAGCTCTGGTGATACGCTGGCTGTCCTACCACTTGCTGAGGAGTATGAAAAAATTATGGTGGTAGAGCCTGCGGTGGCTGATAGTATTACGGGTTCAGAATTTAATGAGTATATTTTCCGTACGGGTCGGAATTCCTCACAGGATGCCTATGCAGCAGCAGCGGCCATTGCTGGAGAGGGTGTGAAGATTGCTACGTTTGCACCGGATTATTCGTTTGGCTGGGATGGTGTAAATGCCTTTAAAACAGCAGCGGAGAAATTGGGGGCTGAGATTGTCTTAGAGGAATATGCCGATCCAGCAGCAACTGATTTTACGTCCAATTTACAAAAGGTAATTGATGCGAAGCCTGATTATTTATTTGTGGTTTGGGCGGGGGCTAATTCACCTTGGAATCAAATTGCAGATCTTAAAATTCAAGAAAAGGGCATAAAAATTTCAACTGGGGCGCCTGATATTATTGCACTGCAATTTATGAATCCGTTGATTGGCATGGAAGGCTTCTCGGTGTATTACCATACGCTTCCACAAAATGATGTCAATAAATGGTTAGTTGATGAGCATCAAAAACGCTTCAATGAAGTACCAGATTTATTTACACCTGGTGGTATGTCTGCAGCGATTGCCATTGTGGAGGCATTGAAACAATCGGATGGGGATGCGGATGCTAACAAGCTGATTGACATTATGGAAGGGATGTCATTTGAGACACCAAAAGGCACGATGACGTTCCGCGAAGAGGACCATCAGGCACTTCAGTCAATGTATTCAATTCGCTTAGAGCAGCAAGATGGTGTGGATTATCCTGTACCAGTACTTATTCGTGAATTAAGTCCTGAGGAAACAGCACCTCCCGTTATGAATTAG
- a CDS encoding branched-chain amino acid ABC transporter permease encodes MNNKISLRYIAFFLLLAIFIVLPFVNDSRTLLILLTQIFIFGILAMSYDILLGYTGIVSFGHAMFFGIGAYTTAVMLKQIDNTLLIFVLSIVTGMVLAGFISFLVGLLTLRLKSHFFAMLTLAFSGLFLVLAEKWRSVTYGNDGFTFRAPDMFRDRMTFYFFVLASLVLIFLALYRFVNSPTGRILIAVRENEQRTKSLGFNTLHYKVIASVVAGIVASFAGSLYAVSLRFVNTSVMAMDITLDALLMTIIGGVGTLVGPLLGAAVIEYAQHALSGLARDYPIFERWIIFFGILYILAVIFFPKGIIGSLKLLFWKWRRKLKQKEATVALPQEKERFE; translated from the coding sequence ATGAACAATAAAATATCCTTGCGTTATATAGCCTTTTTCCTTTTACTAGCAATTTTTATTGTTCTTCCTTTTGTCAATGATTCGAGAACTTTGCTCATTTTACTAACGCAAATCTTTATTTTTGGGATATTAGCAATGAGCTATGATATTTTACTAGGCTATACAGGAATTGTCTCATTTGGGCACGCTATGTTTTTTGGCATCGGTGCCTATACGACCGCAGTCATGCTCAAGCAAATCGATAATACACTGTTAATCTTTGTGCTGTCCATAGTGACGGGCATGGTTCTGGCAGGGTTCATTAGTTTTTTAGTAGGGTTATTGACCTTGCGTCTGAAAAGTCATTTCTTTGCGATGCTTACGCTTGCTTTTTCAGGATTATTTTTAGTATTAGCTGAAAAGTGGCGCTCTGTCACGTATGGCAATGATGGCTTTACTTTTCGAGCACCCGATATGTTTAGAGATCGGATGACATTTTATTTCTTTGTGCTAGCAAGCCTAGTGCTCATCTTCTTAGCACTTTATCGTTTTGTGAACTCGCCGACAGGTCGCATTTTAATTGCTGTACGAGAAAATGAACAACGGACGAAATCATTAGGCTTTAATACGTTGCACTATAAAGTTATAGCCTCCGTTGTTGCGGGCATAGTGGCAAGCTTTGCAGGCTCCTTATATGCAGTGTCATTGCGTTTCGTCAATACAAGTGTGATGGCAATGGATATTACACTCGATGCCCTCTTAATGACGATAATTGGTGGGGTCGGCACGTTAGTCGGACCATTATTAGGAGCGGCTGTCATTGAATATGCTCAGCACGCTCTATCCGGCTTGGCACGAGATTATCCAATTTTTGAACGCTGGATTATCTTCTTTGGCATTCTTTATATTTTAGCTGTCATCTTTTTCCCAAAGGGCATTATTGGCTCACTAAAACTACTGTTTTGGAAATGGCGAAGAAAGCTAAAACAAAAGGAAGCGACGGTTGCCCTGCCACAGGAAAAGGAGCGATTTGAATGA
- a CDS encoding alpha/beta fold hydrolase: MPFCQIKKATIYYEVIGTGTPIIMLHGFSPDHRLMKGCMEPIFDGREGWKRIYLDLPGMGRTTDYLTIENSDEMLDAVIEFIDEIIPNEPYLLVGESYGGYLARGIMRNSMEQLLGAAFICPLIIPEKQHRTVPEHLVMREDPIFLSTLSQQEKDDFKAHQVVLDAYNWQRYTTEVLAGCNRADQDFLEKIQQNYHFSFAVDQQSFGMPSLFLLGKQDSVVGYKDAFSILEMYPRATFAILDIAGHNLQIEQADLFKNLMSEWLDRVEGEMG, encoded by the coding sequence ATGCCATTTTGTCAGATTAAGAAAGCGACTATTTATTATGAAGTAATTGGAACAGGAACACCGATTATCATGCTACATGGATTTTCTCCTGATCATCGATTGATGAAAGGATGCATGGAGCCTATTTTTGATGGGCGTGAGGGGTGGAAACGTATTTATTTAGATCTTCCTGGAATGGGCAGAACGACAGATTATTTAACTATTGAGAATTCAGATGAAATGCTAGATGCGGTCATTGAATTTATAGACGAAATTATCCCTAATGAACCCTACTTGTTGGTGGGGGAATCGTATGGTGGCTATTTAGCGCGTGGCATTATGAGAAACTCTATGGAACAACTATTGGGGGCAGCCTTTATCTGTCCTCTAATTATTCCTGAGAAACAACATCGAACAGTGCCAGAGCATCTTGTGATGAGAGAAGATCCTATATTTTTATCAACATTAAGCCAGCAGGAGAAAGACGATTTTAAGGCGCATCAAGTTGTACTGGATGCCTATAACTGGCAACGCTACACGACAGAGGTACTAGCAGGATGTAATAGAGCAGATCAAGATTTTTTAGAAAAAATTCAGCAAAACTATCATTTTTCCTTTGCCGTTGATCAACAGTCCTTTGGCATGCCTAGCCTCTTCTTACTGGGAAAACAAGATTCAGTAGTTGGCTATAAGGACGCGTTTTCGATTCTAGAGATGTATCCAAGAGCAACCTTTGCAATTTTAGATATTGCTGGTCATAATTTACAAATTGAACAAGCTGATTTATTTAAAAATCTAATGAGTGAGTGGTTGGACCGAGTAGAGGGAGAGATGGGATAA
- a CDS encoding BTAD domain-containing putative transcriptional regulator encodes MTTDIIIQSKCIAPSPSNHCINRAALMKTLKQSHQHTCTILHSGAGYGKTTTLTQFLHNETSKFSWYSVSDEDDNLLPFLRHLFFSIQRVVPNFGHSFAAWNQLSRFPKMEEINRWYKLFVNCLCDMDEPLLIVIDDFHHVDHVFHINYIMEKMIEFAPPTVRFIIASRTLPNWDITRKLKLQKKLLIIKEEELAFSTEEIAVFFEEYVDVHLTATEMEKVLEITEGWAISISLLAEQWHHASLEHWLTISTNDLFTYLSEEVYSTMTSTEQEMILKLAIFPTFSVELLKQFYGLDTAQMLHPLTQRHLFIQPVTTDGLYRFHALFSRFLEMKWRQFPSQYKALHKQAALYYVEHHNIQAVLYHAFKTNDHDFCGELLQQHAEPLVRAGQFEWLLEKINRFTAQEKNNFYKLYYFEGECHRYRAFYEKAKQSYEKCAEIAEQQQDHLFMTKSQAGLAHIYLDTIQPALAEPYLERALELAQHTPLLKEELLELQRQYAENLVNLGKAKGAQLFIEDVALPEDVVQRANVDVRVLLRTGQLQEAKELLTQRLELPPQLVATHRESELLASFVYALLGQGKDAWYAAQHGIRRGLREKSIFIEAVGYIRKAHALLLMDYPDHQGACKAYEKALSLMNTINISRVKAEPYMGLAIVKHTLGDMVAAKKYLALGLQETEQVQDAWMTALILIAEVKIILSEQETERAKQLLKKAQYLFHECGDRNGLMHVLFYQAVIAFQEQNVEQFQPYFQQFAQLCLANSYEYFLQKKMILGPSNRMIFYELLQFSQNGEEEHPAIQALRHYFQVEGSISYPHDEVQIKLFGSLSLIRGQRKLEDKEWQRDKSKELFVYLYCHRHRFTPKEEIAQALWPERSIESLDRDFKVVLNTLLKVLEPQRNARQDSFFIQRKNSMYQLQHISFLHIDVERFLYYYQLGMEEFDPELSNEWLQLAEASYTDTLYAEKKQIDWLAQDREKLQFLYIEVLERLAQNATRQQQFKKAINYAEKILREDALWEEGYRLLMYSHYQLQNRSLALKWYEKCVHQLQQELNTTPMESTMAVYDLIMG; translated from the coding sequence GTGACAACAGATATTATTATTCAATCCAAATGTATAGCTCCAAGCCCGTCTAATCATTGCATTAATAGAGCAGCACTGATGAAAACACTAAAACAAAGTCATCAGCATACTTGCACAATTCTTCATAGTGGTGCAGGGTATGGTAAAACGACCACCCTTACTCAATTCCTTCATAACGAAACTAGTAAATTTTCTTGGTATAGTGTCTCCGATGAAGATGATAATCTATTACCTTTCTTAAGGCACCTTTTTTTTAGTATACAGCGAGTAGTACCGAATTTTGGGCATTCATTTGCTGCGTGGAACCAATTATCTCGCTTTCCAAAAATGGAGGAAATTAATCGCTGGTACAAACTTTTTGTGAACTGCTTATGTGATATGGATGAGCCTCTACTAATTGTTATTGATGATTTTCATCATGTAGATCATGTTTTTCACATTAATTATATAATGGAAAAAATGATTGAATTTGCGCCGCCCACGGTTCGTTTTATTATTGCTTCTAGAACATTACCTAATTGGGATATTACAAGGAAATTAAAGCTGCAAAAAAAATTGCTCATCATCAAAGAGGAAGAACTTGCATTTTCAACCGAGGAAATTGCCGTTTTTTTTGAAGAATATGTGGATGTGCATTTAACAGCTACTGAAATGGAGAAGGTGCTAGAGATTACCGAAGGCTGGGCTATTAGTATTTCTTTATTAGCTGAGCAATGGCACCATGCGTCTTTAGAACATTGGTTAACAATTTCAACAAACGACCTTTTCACATATTTGTCCGAGGAAGTGTATAGTACGATGACTTCGACTGAGCAGGAGATGATTTTGAAGTTGGCGATTTTTCCTACCTTTTCAGTGGAGCTATTGAAGCAATTTTATGGCCTTGACACTGCACAAATGCTACATCCATTAACACAGCGCCATTTATTTATTCAACCAGTAACAACTGATGGTTTATATCGGTTCCATGCATTGTTTAGCCGATTTTTAGAAATGAAGTGGAGACAATTTCCAAGCCAGTATAAAGCGCTACATAAACAAGCTGCTTTGTATTATGTGGAGCATCATAATATTCAGGCTGTCCTCTATCATGCCTTTAAAACAAATGACCATGATTTTTGTGGGGAGCTATTACAGCAACATGCAGAACCATTAGTACGTGCTGGTCAGTTTGAATGGTTGTTGGAAAAAATCAATCGGTTTACAGCACAGGAAAAAAACAATTTTTATAAGCTATATTATTTTGAAGGTGAATGTCATCGCTATCGTGCTTTTTATGAAAAAGCAAAGCAATCATATGAGAAATGCGCAGAAATTGCCGAGCAACAGCAGGATCATTTATTTATGACCAAGTCCCAAGCAGGCTTAGCGCATATATATTTAGACACCATTCAACCTGCCTTAGCGGAGCCCTATTTAGAACGGGCATTAGAGCTAGCTCAACATACACCATTATTAAAAGAGGAATTATTAGAACTACAACGACAATACGCAGAAAATCTAGTGAATTTAGGAAAGGCGAAAGGTGCTCAACTTTTTATCGAGGATGTGGCATTGCCTGAGGATGTCGTTCAACGAGCCAATGTTGATGTACGTGTTTTATTACGTACAGGACAATTACAAGAGGCGAAGGAATTATTAACGCAACGGCTTGAATTACCACCTCAGCTTGTGGCGACACATCGTGAAAGTGAACTACTTGCATCTTTTGTCTATGCATTGTTAGGCCAAGGGAAGGATGCTTGGTATGCTGCACAGCACGGCATTCGGCGGGGGTTAAGAGAAAAGTCCATATTCATTGAGGCTGTTGGCTATATCAGAAAGGCGCATGCATTGCTGTTAATGGATTATCCTGATCATCAAGGTGCATGTAAGGCCTATGAAAAAGCCTTATCTTTAATGAATACGATCAATATCTCACGAGTTAAAGCTGAGCCTTATATGGGGTTAGCCATTGTCAAACATACGTTAGGGGATATGGTCGCAGCGAAAAAATACTTAGCGCTTGGTTTACAGGAAACAGAGCAGGTACAAGATGCATGGATGACGGCCCTTATTCTTATAGCAGAAGTGAAAATCATTCTTTCTGAGCAAGAAACAGAACGAGCAAAGCAATTATTAAAAAAAGCTCAGTATTTATTTCACGAATGCGGTGATCGTAATGGCTTGATGCATGTTTTGTTTTATCAAGCAGTCATTGCTTTTCAAGAACAGAATGTCGAGCAATTTCAACCATATTTTCAACAATTTGCGCAATTATGTTTGGCAAATAGCTATGAATATTTTTTGCAAAAGAAGATGATTCTTGGTCCAAGTAATCGCATGATTTTCTACGAACTATTGCAATTTAGTCAAAATGGTGAGGAGGAACATCCAGCCATTCAAGCATTACGACATTATTTTCAAGTGGAGGGTAGCATCAGTTATCCGCATGATGAAGTTCAAATCAAACTTTTTGGGAGTTTAAGTTTAATTAGAGGGCAACGAAAGCTGGAAGATAAAGAATGGCAACGCGATAAATCAAAGGAATTATTTGTCTATCTGTATTGTCACCGTCATCGCTTTACACCAAAGGAGGAAATTGCCCAGGCATTATGGCCTGAACGCAGTATCGAGTCCTTAGACCGAGATTTTAAGGTAGTGTTAAATACATTATTAAAAGTGTTGGAACCACAGCGGAATGCAAGACAGGATAGTTTTTTTATTCAGCGAAAAAATAGTATGTATCAGCTACAGCATATCTCTTTTCTCCACATTGATGTGGAGCGGTTCCTCTATTATTACCAGTTAGGTATGGAGGAATTTGATCCAGAGCTGTCCAATGAATGGCTACAATTAGCAGAAGCGAGTTATACGGATACCTTGTACGCTGAAAAAAAGCAAATTGACTGGCTTGCCCAGGATCGCGAAAAGCTACAATTTTTATATATTGAAGTGCTTGAACGGTTAGCACAAAATGCAACGCGACAACAGCAATTTAAAAAAGCTATCAACTACGCAGAGAAGATTCTACGAGAGGATGCCCTTTGGGAGGAAGGGTATCGCTTGCTCATGTACAGTCACTATCAACTGCAAAATCGTTCCCTTGCATTAAAATGGTATGAAAAATGTGTCCATCAATTGCAGCAAGAATTAAACACAACGCCGATGGAATCCACCATGGCTGTCTATGATTTGATTATGGGGTAG
- a CDS encoding branched-chain amino acid ABC transporter permease, translating to MELFVNLIINGLATGMLIFLLAAGLTLIFGLMDVLNFAHGGLFVWGAYAGIFIYMFTESFLIGILGAIVTGALLGLITEKIIITPVYGNHIQQILITLGLMLVLQELIKVVFGPNGVAVKTPSYLAGSWEIGDVIIIKYRLFIIVIGFVIFGIFQYMLKRTKIGLIVRAGVQDKEMAQALGIHIKRVFLYVFMVGAALAALSGMLMAPYSGVIYAEMGMEYAILGFIVVVIGGMGSFSGSLLAAILVGLAGSFMAYYVPVLSLAVNMILMAIVLIFRPQGLFAMRRERTS from the coding sequence TTGGAGCTTTTCGTCAATTTAATCATTAATGGCTTGGCAACGGGGATGCTGATTTTTTTACTAGCAGCAGGCTTGACGTTAATTTTTGGCTTAATGGATGTGTTGAACTTTGCGCATGGTGGGTTATTTGTTTGGGGCGCCTATGCGGGAATTTTTATTTATATGTTTACGGAAAGTTTCCTTATTGGAATTCTTGGGGCGATTGTGACGGGTGCGTTACTTGGATTAATCACAGAGAAAATTATTATTACGCCCGTTTATGGCAATCATATTCAGCAAATTTTAATTACCCTGGGGCTAATGCTTGTGCTACAGGAACTCATTAAAGTGGTCTTTGGCCCAAATGGTGTTGCGGTAAAAACACCTAGTTATTTAGCGGGTAGCTGGGAAATTGGTGATGTTATTATTATTAAATATCGTTTATTTATCATTGTGATAGGTTTCGTTATTTTTGGTATTTTCCAATACATGCTGAAGCGTACAAAGATTGGATTAATCGTTCGTGCAGGTGTACAGGATAAGGAAATGGCACAGGCCCTTGGTATTCATATTAAGCGTGTATTTTTATATGTTTTTATGGTGGGCGCAGCGTTGGCGGCACTTAGTGGGATGTTGATGGCGCCCTATTCTGGAGTTATTTACGCAGAAATGGGCATGGAGTATGCCATTTTAGGCTTTATTGTAGTGGTCATTGGCGGTATGGGTAGTTTTTCGGGCTCTTTGCTTGCAGCTATTTTAGTAGGGCTTGCGGGTAGCTTTATGGCTTATTATGTGCCTGTCTTGTCACTAGCAGTCAATATGATTCTCATGGCCATCGTGTTAATTTTCCGTCCACAGGGGCTGTTCGCGATGCGAAGGGAGCGAACATCATGA
- a CDS encoding GNAT family N-acetyltransferase: protein MQYKYNLDDISSDMLRGFFVDWPNPPSPQTHLKLLENSSNVVIAVDEQSKQVVGFITAISDGVLSAYIPFLEVLPAYKNRGIGKELIKRMLDELSNIYMIDLCCDDDLIPLYEKFGMIRSNGMLMRNYKMQSGIPNE from the coding sequence GTGCAGTATAAATACAATCTAGATGACATTTCATCGGATATGTTGAGAGGCTTTTTTGTAGATTGGCCCAATCCACCTAGCCCGCAAACACACTTAAAACTATTGGAAAATAGCAGTAACGTCGTCATTGCGGTTGATGAACAGTCTAAGCAGGTAGTAGGATTTATAACAGCAATTAGTGATGGAGTTTTATCGGCTTATATTCCATTCCTTGAAGTACTTCCAGCATATAAAAATAGAGGCATTGGCAAGGAATTAATCAAGCGAATGCTGGATGAGCTGAGTAATATTTATATGATTGATTTATGTTGTGACGATGATTTAATTCCTCTATATGAAAAATTTGGGATGATCAGATCCAATGGAATGCTCATGAGAAATTACAAAATGCAATCAGGAATACCGAATGAATAG